The Algoriphagus sp. TR-M9 genome has a window encoding:
- a CDS encoding DUF983 domain-containing protein, with product MSLSTLKSIYQCKCPRCHQGDMFLRGKLLSSKFSVMNKCCAHCGQAFEPEPGYYFGAMFVSYAINTALFITAWLALSIVHPDYSLTLLLAILGITVLIFVPFIYRISRAIWISIFIKYSSEDFPDSPDRAVRK from the coding sequence ATGAGCCTTTCCACCCTAAAAAGTATCTATCAATGCAAGTGTCCTCGCTGCCATCAAGGCGATATGTTTTTGCGTGGAAAACTGCTCAGCTCCAAATTTTCTGTGATGAATAAATGCTGCGCTCATTGCGGACAGGCCTTTGAGCCGGAGCCAGGATATTACTTCGGAGCCATGTTTGTGAGCTATGCGATTAATACGGCATTGTTTATTACGGCATGGCTAGCTTTATCCATTGTCCATCCGGATTATTCACTGACTCTTCTGCTGGCCATACTAGGGATCACGGTACTGATTTTTGTACCTTTTATCTATAGGATCAGCAGAGCTATCTGGATTTCCATTTTTATAAAATATAGTAGCGAAGACTTTCCTGATTCGCCTGATAGAGCAGTCCGGAAATAA
- a CDS encoding DUF2061 domain-containing protein, which produces MILDQPLKKLFASKPGKDSNTKSLLKSISWRIVGTIDTMIISYFVTGELVMAISIGSVEVFSKIILFYFHERIWESVPKVKEDDTRKEYA; this is translated from the coding sequence ATGATTTTAGACCAACCACTCAAAAAGCTGTTTGCCAGTAAGCCTGGAAAGGATAGCAATACGAAGAGCTTGCTCAAGTCGATCTCTTGGAGAATCGTGGGGACTATTGACACCATGATTATATCCTACTTCGTGACCGGAGAATTGGTCATGGCGATCTCCATAGGATCTGTGGAAGTTTTTTCCAAAATCATCCTGTTTTATTTCCATGAGAGAATCTGGGAATCTGTACCTAAAGTAAAAGAAGATGACACTCGAAAAGAATATGCATGA
- a CDS encoding phosphoadenylyl-sulfate reductase: MTLEKNMHELEAQLSELSAQEGLALIADLFPGKVTFSTSLGQEDQVITQLIAEAHLPISIFSLDTGRLFPETLDLLSRTEAKYKQNIKVYYPNTDSVEKLVSEIGINGFYDSVENRKSCCFVRKVEPLKRALAGNDVWITGLRAEQSANRSGMKRIEWDEGNQILKFNPLLDWTFEDMINYINEKNIPYNPLHDKGFISIGCAPCTRAIMEGEDARAGRWWWEDSKKECGLHAK, encoded by the coding sequence ATGACACTCGAAAAGAATATGCATGAGTTAGAGGCTCAGTTGAGTGAACTGAGTGCACAGGAAGGATTGGCCTTGATCGCGGATTTATTTCCGGGCAAAGTCACTTTCTCTACTTCTCTGGGTCAGGAAGATCAGGTGATCACGCAATTGATCGCAGAAGCACATCTGCCGATCTCCATCTTTTCCCTGGATACGGGGAGATTGTTTCCGGAGACCTTGGATCTGCTTTCCAGAACCGAAGCCAAGTACAAGCAAAATATCAAAGTTTATTATCCCAATACCGATTCTGTTGAAAAGCTGGTATCTGAAATTGGTATCAATGGTTTTTATGACTCGGTTGAAAACCGCAAGTCCTGCTGTTTTGTCCGCAAGGTAGAGCCTTTAAAAAGAGCCTTGGCGGGAAATGATGTCTGGATCACCGGACTTCGTGCCGAGCAATCAGCCAATAGATCAGGAATGAAACGCATCGAATGGGATGAAGGAAATCAGATTCTGAAGTTCAATCCCTTATTGGATTGGACATTTGAAGACATGATCAATTATATAAACGAAAAGAATATTCCATATAACCCACTTCACGACAAGGGTTTTATCAGCATAGGCTGCGCGCCTTGTACACGGGCGATTATGGAAGGTGAAGATGCAAGAGCCGGAAGATGGTGGTGGGAAGATTCGAAAAAGGAGTGTGGCTTACACGCTAAGTGA
- a CDS encoding RrF2 family transcriptional regulator: MLSKKTKYALHALTYLGRHKDEKTVLIQEIAEEHGISHKFLENILLELKKAGMLGSKKGKGGGYYLIKEPKDIPLSRVIRLLDGPIALLPCVSLNYYEPCAECKNEAVCGINRVMIQVRDETLKILENKTLEDILKEE, translated from the coding sequence ATGCTTTCTAAAAAGACAAAATACGCCCTACATGCCTTGACTTACCTGGGCAGACACAAAGATGAGAAGACAGTGCTGATCCAGGAAATCGCCGAAGAGCATGGGATCTCACATAAGTTTTTGGAGAACATCTTATTGGAACTGAAAAAGGCAGGGATGCTCGGGAGTAAAAAAGGAAAAGGTGGAGGTTATTACCTGATCAAGGAACCCAAGGATATTCCACTTTCCCGAGTGATCCGATTGTTGGATGGACCCATTGCTTTGCTCCCCTGTGTGAGCCTAAACTACTATGAACCCTGTGCTGAATGTAAAAATGAAGCTGTTTGTGGCATAAACCGCGTCATGATCCAAGTTCGTGACGAGACACTCAAAATACTGGAAAACAAGACCTTAGAGGATATTCTGAAAGAAGAATAA
- the htpG gene encoding molecular chaperone HtpG: MQEKGTISIHTENIFPIIKKFLYSDNEIFLRELVSNAVDATQKIKRLATLGQYSGELGDTTVEVSFDEKKKTITISDKGLGMTAEEIKKYINQVAFSGAEEFVEKFKDAKDANEIIGKFGLGFYSAFMVADKVEINTLSYQEGAEAAKWTCDGSTSFEISKGKRKERGTDVILHINKDSEEFLDKFKLQGILDKYAKFLPVPIKFGTKTESVEDGVDDKGEKKWKSVEVDNFINTTEPIWTKSPSDLKDEDYLKFYKELYPMSEDPLFWIHLNVDYPFNLTGVLYFPKVKNEFELQRNKIKLFSRQVFITDEVKDIVPEFLMLLHGVIDSPDIPLNVSRSFLQADGNVKKINSYITKKVADKLAELYKKDRKAYEDKWDDIGLFVKYGMISEEKFYEKGKDFALLKNTKGEFFTIEEYQAKIKANQTDKNEQTVILYATDADKQDSFIQSANKKDYDVLVMDSPIDSHFIQNLESKLEKTSLKRVDADVAEKLIQKDETYANLLTEDQSKEVKGIFDKAINNKTYTVEVEGLSPEELPVTITMEEFMRRMKEMAATGGGGMGFYGSLPDAYKVAINGNHPVVDKVLKAETEEEKIKIAKQSFDLALLSQGLLTGKDLTAFVKRSVELL; encoded by the coding sequence ATGCAGGAAAAAGGCACCATCTCGATACATACCGAGAACATTTTCCCGATTATCAAGAAGTTTCTCTATTCTGATAACGAGATTTTTCTAAGAGAACTAGTGTCCAACGCTGTCGATGCGACTCAAAAAATCAAGCGACTTGCGACATTAGGTCAGTATTCCGGCGAACTCGGAGATACGACTGTGGAAGTGAGCTTTGATGAGAAAAAGAAAACCATTACCATTTCCGATAAGGGGCTTGGGATGACGGCTGAGGAGATCAAAAAGTACATCAACCAAGTGGCTTTCTCCGGAGCTGAGGAGTTTGTGGAGAAATTCAAGGACGCCAAAGATGCCAATGAGATCATCGGAAAGTTCGGTTTAGGTTTTTATTCGGCATTCATGGTTGCTGATAAAGTGGAAATCAACACACTTTCCTACCAAGAAGGTGCAGAAGCAGCAAAATGGACCTGTGACGGTTCTACTTCTTTCGAGATTTCTAAAGGCAAAAGAAAAGAACGCGGAACAGACGTAATCCTTCATATCAACAAGGATTCTGAAGAGTTTCTGGACAAATTCAAGCTACAGGGAATCCTGGACAAGTACGCTAAATTCCTTCCTGTCCCGATCAAATTTGGCACAAAAACCGAATCTGTTGAAGATGGAGTGGATGACAAAGGGGAGAAGAAATGGAAATCTGTGGAGGTAGATAATTTCATCAACACCACAGAGCCGATCTGGACCAAATCTCCTAGTGATCTGAAGGATGAGGATTACCTGAAATTCTACAAGGAGCTGTATCCAATGTCTGAGGATCCGCTGTTCTGGATTCACCTGAACGTGGATTATCCATTCAACTTGACGGGGGTGTTGTATTTCCCTAAAGTGAAAAATGAATTCGAACTTCAGCGAAATAAGATCAAGCTATTCAGCCGTCAGGTGTTTATCACCGATGAGGTCAAAGACATTGTGCCTGAGTTCCTGATGTTGCTTCATGGCGTGATTGACTCTCCGGATATTCCTTTGAACGTATCTAGAAGCTTCTTGCAGGCGGACGGGAATGTGAAGAAAATCAATTCTTACATCACTAAGAAAGTGGCGGATAAGCTAGCTGAACTTTATAAAAAAGACAGAAAGGCATACGAAGACAAGTGGGATGATATTGGCCTTTTCGTGAAATACGGAATGATCTCCGAGGAGAAATTCTACGAAAAAGGGAAAGACTTCGCATTGTTAAAAAATACCAAAGGAGAGTTTTTCACGATCGAGGAATACCAAGCGAAGATCAAAGCGAATCAAACCGATAAAAATGAGCAAACGGTCATTCTTTATGCCACGGACGCAGATAAGCAGGATAGCTTCATCCAATCTGCCAATAAGAAAGACTACGATGTCCTGGTGATGGACTCACCGATCGATAGTCACTTTATCCAGAACTTGGAAAGCAAGCTGGAAAAAACGTCTCTGAAACGCGTAGATGCTGATGTGGCTGAGAAGCTGATCCAGAAGGATGAAACTTACGCCAACCTACTGACTGAAGATCAGAGCAAGGAAGTGAAGGGAATCTTCGATAAGGCGATCAACAACAAGACTTACACAGTAGAAGTGGAAGGCTTAAGCCCTGAAGAGCTTCCAGTGACGATTACTATGGAGGAATTTATGCGCAGAATGAAAGAGATGGCTGCCACTGGTGGTGGAGGAATGGGCTTCTACGGTTCACTTCCCGATGCGTACAAAGTGGCCATCAACGGTAACCACCCAGTGGTGGATAAAGTTCTGAAAGCAGAAACTGAAGAAGAAAAGATCAAAATAGCTAAGCAGTCATTTGATCTGGCGCTTCTATCTCAAGGCTTGCTTACAGGTAAAGACCTGACTGCTTTTGTGAAGAGAAGTGTGGAATTGTTGTAG
- a CDS encoding AIR synthase related protein — MNERYMQRGVSASKEDVHQAISKLDKGLYPKAFCKIVEDTLGNDPDFCNIMHADGAGTKSSLAYAYWKETGDLSVWKGIAQDAIIMNTDDLLCVGAINNILVSSTIGRNKNLIPGEVISAIIEGTEEVLQMLRDKGVNAILTGGETADVGDLVRTVIVDSTVTCRMRRDEVISNDKIQGGDVIVGLASYGQANYESTYNGGMGSNGLTSARHDVFNKVLKTKYPETFDASVPEELVYSGKYNLTDPAPGAPVNIGKLVLSPTRTYAPIMVDILNYLRPNIHGLVHCSGGAQTKVLHFVDDVHVIKDNLFETPPLFKIIQEESGTDWKEMYKVFNMGHRMEVYLDERYAEEIIDIAESHGVEAQIIGRVEPHQGKKVTITSPHGVFEY; from the coding sequence ATGAACGAGCGATACATGCAGCGGGGAGTTTCCGCATCCAAAGAAGATGTACACCAGGCCATTTCAAAACTTGACAAAGGGCTTTATCCCAAGGCTTTTTGCAAGATAGTGGAAGACACGCTTGGCAACGATCCCGATTTTTGCAATATCATGCATGCTGATGGAGCAGGGACAAAGTCCTCCTTGGCATATGCGTACTGGAAAGAAACCGGAGACCTCAGCGTATGGAAAGGAATCGCGCAGGATGCGATCATCATGAACACCGATGACCTGCTTTGCGTAGGTGCAATCAATAATATTTTAGTTTCCTCTACCATAGGCAGAAACAAAAACCTGATCCCGGGTGAAGTGATCTCAGCGATCATTGAAGGTACTGAAGAGGTTCTTCAGATGCTTCGTGACAAAGGCGTCAATGCCATACTGACTGGCGGAGAAACTGCCGATGTGGGTGATCTGGTCCGAACGGTGATCGTGGACTCTACCGTGACCTGCAGAATGCGTAGAGACGAGGTAATCTCCAATGACAAAATCCAGGGTGGTGATGTGATCGTGGGTCTAGCTTCTTACGGACAGGCAAATTACGAATCCACCTATAATGGCGGAATGGGAAGCAACGGGCTTACTTCTGCACGCCATGATGTTTTCAACAAAGTACTCAAAACTAAATATCCCGAGACCTTTGATGCCTCCGTGCCCGAAGAGCTAGTGTACTCCGGAAAATATAACCTCACCGATCCGGCTCCGGGAGCTCCTGTAAATATTGGTAAGTTGGTGCTTTCGCCCACCAGAACCTACGCTCCCATCATGGTGGATATCCTGAATTACCTCAGGCCAAACATTCACGGCTTGGTGCATTGCAGCGGAGGAGCTCAGACCAAAGTCCTTCACTTTGTAGATGATGTCCACGTGATTAAGGACAACTTATTTGAAACCCCACCGCTCTTCAAAATCATTCAGGAAGAGTCTGGCACAGATTGGAAGGAAATGTACAAGGTCTTCAACATGGGCCACAGAATGGAAGTTTATCTGGATGAGCGCTATGCCGAAGAAATCATAGACATCGCCGAATCCCATGGGGTAGAGGCACAGATCATCGGTAGAGTAGAGCCACATCAAGGCAAAAAAGTAACGATTACCAGCCCTCATGGCGTTTTCGAATATTAA
- the cysD gene encoding sulfate adenylyltransferase subunit CysD: MNNLLTPNPKEAESIHIIREVAAQFERPVLLFSGGKDSITLVRLAQKAFYPAKIPFPLLHVDTGHNFPETIEFRDKLVEELGLELIVRNVQDSIDQGKVREERGRYSSRNSLQTTTLLDAIEEFKFDACIGGARRDEEKARAKERVFSVRDDFGQWDEKNQRPELFDMLNGKIHNGQNVRCFPISNWTELDVWEYIKTENIEIPSIYFAHEREVFFRDGMIWTANEHVYREAHEEVEVRMVRFRTVGDMTCTAAVLSEAVSLEDVVGEIRQSTISERGARIDDKRSEAAMETRKKVGYF; the protein is encoded by the coding sequence ATGAACAACCTATTAACACCTAATCCTAAGGAAGCAGAATCGATCCACATCATCCGTGAGGTGGCGGCGCAGTTTGAGCGTCCGGTTTTGCTTTTTTCCGGAGGAAAAGATTCCATCACACTGGTGAGATTGGCTCAAAAGGCATTTTATCCTGCGAAAATTCCTTTTCCTTTATTGCACGTGGACACAGGGCATAATTTCCCTGAGACCATCGAGTTTCGGGATAAATTGGTAGAAGAGCTTGGTTTGGAATTGATCGTACGCAATGTGCAGGATTCCATAGATCAGGGGAAAGTGCGTGAAGAGCGTGGCAGATATTCCAGTAGAAACTCTCTTCAGACTACCACGCTTCTGGATGCCATCGAAGAATTCAAATTCGATGCTTGTATAGGTGGTGCGAGAAGGGATGAGGAAAAAGCCAGGGCTAAAGAACGGGTTTTCTCCGTTAGAGATGACTTTGGTCAGTGGGATGAAAAAAATCAGCGTCCGGAGCTTTTTGATATGCTGAATGGTAAAATCCATAATGGACAGAATGTACGTTGTTTTCCGATTTCCAACTGGACTGAATTGGACGTTTGGGAGTATATCAAAACTGAAAATATTGAGATTCCATCGATCTACTTTGCGCATGAGCGGGAGGTTTTCTTCCGTGACGGCATGATCTGGACTGCCAATGAGCATGTGTACCGAGAGGCACACGAAGAGGTGGAAGTGAGAATGGTACGATTCAGAACGGTAGGGGATATGACTTGTACTGCCGCAGTGCTTTCTGAGGCTGTTTCGCTCGAAGACGTAGTGGGTGAGATTCGTCAATCGACTATTTCAGAGCGAGGTGCCAGAATCGATGACAAGCGATCCGAAGCGGCGATGGAAACGAGAAAGAAAGTAGGTTACTTCTAG
- a CDS encoding TolB-like 6-bladed beta-propeller domain-containing protein, with product MKNKLLFVFGVFSGLLFLYSCNSEIERIDPIQEFKNTEPVSSYRLQASDSLFKVVDLLSIGDVLIAYDDEMDYLYKIFDVEQDKFLKKFGKFGQGPCELSGFSFMVRTGEKGEKLGLFERQTREFQEFYLEQVLEYDEDPECIPFEGKFDFEIRSVVKVGENKFVGATLGDKPYTLLEGGKMKGSIGEYPYSSDFKGVNPMVLALAYQFRLIKHPSKPIILSTSTFSYNMDILEAKDGNNLVINRSLHFWPPEFRSMETASETAAPIGKENRFGNIRTSVSENFIYVLYSDEPWEYQFPLKSDRVLVYDWDGNPVKILELDQEVSIIAVPDNDQYLIGYLDDGKANLYRFELD from the coding sequence ATGAAGAACAAACTATTGTTTGTATTTGGAGTTTTTTCAGGATTGCTCTTTCTCTATTCATGTAATTCTGAAATTGAAAGAATTGACCCAATTCAAGAATTTAAAAATACTGAACCAGTTTCATCATATAGGCTTCAAGCATCAGATTCTTTATTTAAGGTTGTCGATTTATTATCAATAGGAGATGTATTAATTGCCTATGATGATGAAATGGATTATCTCTATAAAATATTTGACGTTGAGCAAGACAAGTTCTTAAAAAAGTTTGGAAAGTTTGGCCAAGGACCTTGTGAGCTAAGTGGGTTTTCGTTTATGGTCAGAACGGGTGAAAAAGGAGAAAAGCTTGGATTGTTTGAGAGACAAACTAGGGAGTTTCAAGAGTTTTATTTGGAACAAGTTTTAGAATACGATGAAGATCCTGAATGTATTCCATTTGAAGGTAAATTCGATTTTGAAATTAGGTCTGTAGTGAAGGTGGGCGAGAATAAATTTGTGGGTGCTACCTTGGGTGACAAACCTTATACGCTCCTCGAAGGAGGTAAAATGAAGGGGTCTATTGGAGAATATCCTTATTCAAGTGATTTCAAAGGGGTTAATCCAATGGTTTTGGCATTGGCGTATCAGTTTAGGTTAATTAAGCATCCATCTAAACCTATCATACTAAGCACCTCTACTTTTTCTTATAATATGGACATTTTAGAGGCAAAAGATGGAAATAATTTGGTGATAAATAGATCCTTGCATTTTTGGCCTCCTGAATTCCGAAGTATGGAGACAGCTTCAGAAACCGCTGCACCTATCGGTAAGGAAAATAGGTTTGGAAATATAAGAACCTCTGTTTCAGAAAATTTTATCTATGTTCTCTATTCTGATGAACCCTGGGAGTACCAGTTTCCATTGAAAAGTGATAGAGTACTTGTTTATGATTGGGATGGGAATCCGGTGAAAATTTTAGAATTGGATCAGGAAGTGAGCATCATAGCAGTGCCTGATAATGATCAATATCTGATTGGCTATTTGGATGATGGGAAAGCGAATCTATATAGGTTTGAATTGGATTAG
- a CDS encoding serpin family protein, whose amino-acid sequence MRTLFAKFQTYPKLLVSIALLSVFMLCFSCVSGEDEGPSGKVEANLRTLSLEENSLSEANTQFAINLFQQIATNGEAENIFFSPYSVHQALAMAMNGNDGEVLEEFIQVLQMEGMSLEEANQAVKDLTTFLLEVDPKVELGIANGIWYKEGYEVQIPFKNSSQQYFNAEIAALNMRDPKAVDVINHWIERQTNELIREMLDAIPADAVMYLVNAIYFKGDWAYNFPEGNTQKEKFTLRNGEEIMADMMNLGEPAAFKGYDNSDYTYLEIPYSTGQYIMGVLTNESGDLSQLYPYLTMDKLNEWRNNTRDVNLILKMPKFKIDYKINNLGDDLKAMGLVTPFDFHPDNFTQLFSNSADLLKISRVIHQALIEVDEKGTEAAAATIIEIGVTSLPPDNTPTVFTLDRPFIFFIQEKHSGAILFMGKMENPLES is encoded by the coding sequence ATGAGAACATTATTTGCCAAATTCCAGACGTATCCAAAGCTTTTAGTAAGCATAGCTCTTCTTTCCGTATTTATGCTTTGTTTTAGCTGTGTGTCCGGAGAGGATGAGGGGCCTTCAGGAAAGGTGGAGGCAAATCTGAGAACCCTTTCCTTGGAAGAAAACAGCCTCTCCGAGGCAAATACCCAATTTGCTATCAACCTTTTTCAACAAATTGCTACAAATGGGGAAGCTGAGAATATCTTTTTCAGTCCATATTCGGTTCATCAGGCTTTGGCAATGGCGATGAATGGCAACGATGGGGAGGTTTTGGAAGAATTTATCCAAGTCTTGCAGATGGAAGGGATGAGTTTGGAAGAAGCAAACCAGGCGGTCAAGGACCTGACTACTTTTTTGCTGGAAGTGGATCCTAAGGTAGAATTGGGTATTGCAAATGGGATTTGGTACAAAGAGGGATATGAAGTTCAGATTCCCTTCAAAAATTCATCTCAGCAATACTTCAATGCGGAGATAGCAGCTCTCAATATGCGGGATCCAAAAGCCGTAGATGTCATCAATCACTGGATAGAAAGACAAACGAATGAACTCATCCGGGAGATGCTGGATGCTATTCCGGCTGATGCGGTGATGTACCTGGTCAATGCGATTTATTTTAAAGGAGACTGGGCTTATAATTTTCCTGAAGGAAATACGCAAAAAGAAAAGTTCACGCTCCGCAATGGCGAGGAAATCATGGCCGACATGATGAACTTGGGTGAGCCTGCAGCTTTCAAAGGCTATGACAATTCAGACTACACCTATCTGGAGATTCCCTACAGTACAGGGCAATACATCATGGGTGTTCTGACCAACGAAAGTGGAGATCTCTCCCAGCTTTATCCCTATTTGACCATGGACAAACTGAACGAGTGGAGAAATAACACCAGAGATGTGAATTTGATCTTGAAAATGCCAAAATTTAAGATTGACTATAAAATCAATAACCTTGGGGATGATCTGAAAGCCATGGGATTGGTTACACCATTTGATTTTCACCCGGATAATTTCACCCAGTTGTTCTCTAATTCAGCTGATCTTTTGAAAATCAGTAGGGTAATCCACCAGGCACTGATTGAAGTAGATGAAAAAGGTACAGAAGCTGCTGCGGCCACCATCATAGAGATAGGAGTGACCAGCCTACCTCCCGATAATACCCCGACGGTTTTTACTTTGGACAGACCATTTATCTTCTTTATCCAGGAGAAACACAGTGGAGCGATTTTGTTTATGGGGAAAATGGAAAATCCTTTAGAAAGTTGA
- a CDS encoding type II toxin-antitoxin system VapB family antitoxin, with protein sequence MRTNIEIDEKLMQEAMEATGLTTKKATVEKGLQLILTLKRQKRIKEFRGKLKWEGDLDKMRRNSSLRSVF encoded by the coding sequence ATGAGGACAAATATAGAAATCGACGAAAAACTCATGCAGGAAGCAATGGAAGCAACAGGCTTGACTACCAAGAAGGCTACAGTGGAAAAAGGGTTGCAGCTAATCCTTACATTGAAAAGGCAAAAGCGGATCAAAGAGTTTCGTGGAAAATTGAAGTGGGAGGGAGATCTGGATAAAATGAGGAGGAATTCATCATTGAGATCGGTTTTCTGA
- a CDS encoding heme exporter protein CcmB — translation MLKEISVLIQKELTLEWRQKYALNGILLYVVSAVFITYLSVGAREGNISEPTWNALYWIIILFSAVNAVAKSFVQEHQGRQLYYYMIASPEAIILSKIIYNTGLTLILALLGYGVFSVILGNPIQDQGLFLLNLVLGAMGFSASLTMVSGIASKAGNNATLMAILSFPVIIPILLMAIRISKNAMDGLDWSVSSDKLISLLAINAIVAAAGYILFPYLWRS, via the coding sequence ATGCTAAAGGAAATCTCCGTCCTAATTCAGAAAGAGCTTACCCTCGAGTGGCGCCAAAAATATGCCCTCAATGGGATTTTACTTTATGTGGTTTCGGCAGTTTTTATCACGTATCTAAGTGTAGGAGCTAGGGAAGGGAATATTTCCGAGCCTACCTGGAATGCCTTGTATTGGATCATTATTCTTTTTTCGGCAGTGAATGCCGTGGCAAAAAGTTTTGTGCAAGAGCATCAAGGACGTCAACTCTATTATTACATGATTGCTTCTCCGGAAGCGATTATTCTTTCGAAAATTATCTATAACACCGGGCTTACGCTAATTTTGGCACTTTTGGGATATGGGGTTTTTTCAGTGATTTTGGGAAATCCTATCCAAGACCAAGGCTTATTTCTGCTCAATTTGGTTTTAGGGGCAATGGGCTTTTCGGCAAGTCTCACTATGGTCAGCGGTATAGCTTCCAAAGCTGGAAATAACGCCACGCTGATGGCGATTTTGAGTTTCCCTGTGATTATCCCTATTCTTTTGATGGCAATCCGTATTTCCAAAAACGCAATGGATGGTTTAGATTGGAGTGTTAGCTCCGATAAACTGATTTCACTTTTAGCGATCAATGCAATTGTAGCCGCAGCAGGCTATATTTTGTTTCCCTACTTGTGGAGGTCGTAA
- a CDS encoding neutral/alkaline non-lysosomal ceramidase N-terminal domain-containing protein, whose translation MKGKNILLKTTKVLSWTFVVLLVIGLITLTKVDRSPIQDQDFYKQTFAALEQLDFPKTQGESWLAGWARTNMTPPQPVPLVGYAPRGNYEFVQDSSFVKALTLSNGKTQVAWLNFELLIVHPALANQIQEAIKSNELPIDQVIFTATHTHSGMGGYMPGPMGELAFGGYDQTTVDLLVKSSLNALKNALAAQDTVSITFRKSDAGNLVANRFVKDGPKDPFVRQLIFTKKSGKKATFLTYSAHATAMTTKFMGLSGDYPFYLMENLEKRAFDFAIYAAGTVGSHMPLRPGNSPEKVQQYAHELDSTLALKMTYFATVKKPQIRHASLPISLREPHLRISDNLRLRPWLFNYLLGDTNPHFDITLIGNTLMIASSGELSGVFYEKWDQLAQSKGLNLIVTTFNGGYIGYITPDELYDEHYHEVREMNWYGPGNGKYFDEMILRIISKSNP comes from the coding sequence ATGAAAGGGAAAAATATATTACTAAAAACTACAAAAGTCCTCAGCTGGACTTTTGTTGTTTTGTTGGTAATAGGATTGATCACTTTGACCAAAGTAGATCGCTCCCCGATTCAGGATCAGGATTTTTACAAGCAGACTTTTGCCGCATTAGAGCAACTTGATTTTCCAAAAACCCAAGGAGAAAGCTGGCTGGCCGGCTGGGCTCGTACCAATATGACTCCGCCTCAGCCAGTACCCCTAGTAGGCTATGCTCCCCGCGGTAATTATGAATTTGTACAGGACAGCTCCTTTGTGAAGGCACTCACACTTTCCAATGGTAAGACCCAAGTGGCCTGGCTGAATTTTGAGCTGCTGATCGTACATCCTGCCCTGGCAAATCAAATCCAAGAAGCAATCAAAAGCAATGAATTACCCATAGATCAAGTCATCTTTACTGCCACGCATACCCACTCCGGCATGGGCGGATACATGCCCGGCCCTATGGGAGAATTGGCTTTTGGAGGGTATGATCAGACTACCGTAGACCTTTTGGTGAAAAGCAGCCTAAATGCCCTGAAAAATGCACTGGCTGCCCAAGACACGGTGTCCATAACCTTCCGGAAATCGGATGCTGGAAACTTAGTCGCCAATAGATTTGTGAAGGATGGCCCGAAAGACCCCTTTGTCCGTCAACTTATTTTTACCAAAAAGTCTGGCAAAAAAGCAACCTTTCTCACCTACTCGGCCCATGCCACTGCGATGACCACTAAATTCATGGGACTATCCGGTGACTATCCTTTCTACCTCATGGAGAATCTAGAGAAAAGAGCCTTTGACTTCGCTATCTATGCTGCCGGTACAGTGGGAAGCCACATGCCTTTGCGGCCAGGAAACTCCCCAGAAAAGGTTCAGCAGTACGCCCATGAACTAGACTCTACCCTCGCATTGAAAATGACCTACTTTGCCACGGTAAAGAAGCCTCAAATCCGCCATGCAAGCTTGCCCATCTCCTTGCGCGAACCCCATCTTCGCATTTCGGACAACCTTCGCCTTAGACCATGGCTTTTTAATTACCTGCTAGGAGACACTAACCCCCACTTTGATATCACCTTAATCGGCAACACGCTGATGATCGCTTCCAGCGGTGAGCTTTCTGGTGTTTTCTATGAAAAGTGGGATCAGCTGGCGCAAAGCAAAGGCTTAAACCTGATCGTCACTACGTTCAACGGAGGCTATATCGGATACATCACGCCAGATGAATTATATGACGAGCATTATCATGAAGTGCGGGAAATGAATTGGTATGGACCAGGAAACGGAAAATACTTTGATGAGATGATCCTGAGGATTATTTCCAAATCGAATCCCTAG